One genomic segment of Amycolatopsis sp. WQ 127309 includes these proteins:
- the pyrH gene encoding UMP kinase — MGDRVEGGYRRVLLKLGGEMFGGGSIGVDPDVVHSVAQQIADVARTGVQVAVVIGGGNYFRGAELSQRGMDRDRADYMAMLGTVMNCLALQDFLEKEGLPTRVQTAITMGQVAEPYIPRRAERHLEKGRVVIFGAGVGMPYFSTDTAAAQRALELGCEAVLMAKAVDGVYTADPKSDPTAEMFREITHREVLERDLKVADATAFSLCMDNNMPIIVFNLLTEGNIARAVSGERIGTLVCTPADGVPA; from the coding sequence ATGGGTGACCGGGTCGAAGGTGGCTACCGCCGGGTGCTGCTGAAGCTGGGCGGCGAGATGTTCGGTGGCGGTTCGATCGGCGTCGATCCGGATGTCGTCCACTCGGTCGCGCAGCAGATCGCCGACGTCGCCCGCACCGGCGTCCAGGTCGCCGTCGTGATCGGCGGCGGCAACTACTTCCGCGGCGCCGAGCTGTCGCAGCGCGGCATGGACCGCGACCGCGCCGACTACATGGCGATGCTGGGCACCGTGATGAACTGCCTGGCGCTGCAGGACTTCCTGGAGAAGGAGGGCCTGCCCACCCGGGTGCAGACCGCGATCACGATGGGCCAGGTCGCCGAGCCGTACATCCCGCGCCGCGCCGAGCGGCACCTGGAGAAGGGCCGCGTCGTGATCTTCGGCGCCGGGGTCGGCATGCCGTATTTCTCCACCGACACCGCGGCCGCGCAGCGGGCGCTCGAGCTGGGCTGCGAGGCCGTGCTGATGGCGAAGGCCGTCGACGGCGTCTACACCGCGGACCCGAAGAGCGACCCGACCGCCGAGATGTTCCGCGAGATCACCCACCGCGAGGTGCTGGAGCGGGACCTCAAGGTCGCCGACGCGACGGCGTTCAGCCTCTGCATGGACAACAACATGCCGATCATCGTGTTCAACCTGCTCACCGAGGGGAACATCGCCCGCGCGGTGAGTGGTGAAAGAATTGGGACCCTGGTCTGTACCCCCGCCGACGGGGTACCTGCCTAG
- the frr gene encoding ribosome recycling factor: MIDETLLDAEEKMEKAVSVAKDDLTSVRTGRATSSMFSRIVVEYYGAPTPLNQLASVNVPEARMALIKPYDQTQLNAIEKAIRESDLGVNPSNDGQVIRIVIPQLTEERRKEMVKVAKGKGEDARVTIRSIRRKAKEELDRIGKDGEAGEDEVVRAEKELQNLTDTYSHKVDELVKHKEAELLEV, from the coding sequence GTGATCGACGAGACCCTCCTCGATGCCGAGGAGAAGATGGAAAAAGCGGTGTCCGTCGCGAAGGACGACCTGACGTCGGTGCGCACCGGCCGGGCCACCTCGTCGATGTTCTCGCGCATCGTGGTCGAGTACTACGGTGCGCCGACCCCGCTGAACCAGCTGGCCAGCGTGAACGTGCCGGAAGCCCGGATGGCGCTGATCAAGCCCTACGACCAGACCCAGCTCAACGCCATCGAGAAGGCCATCCGCGAGTCCGACCTCGGGGTCAACCCGAGCAACGACGGCCAGGTCATCCGCATCGTCATCCCGCAGCTCACCGAGGAGCGGCGCAAGGAGATGGTGAAGGTCGCCAAGGGCAAGGGCGAGGACGCGCGGGTGACCATCCGCAGCATCCGCCGCAAGGCCAAGGAAGAGCTCGACCGCATCGGCAAGGACGGCGAAGCGGGCGAAGACGAGGTCGTGCGCGCGGAGAAGGAACTGCAGAACCTCACCGACACGTACTCGCACAAGGTCGACGAGCTGGTCAAGCACAAGGAAGCCGAGCTGCTCGAGGTCTGA
- a CDS encoding CDP-archaeol synthase: protein MAPEAKKGSKAGRNLPAAIGVGLLLGAAIIVSLLTVRFIFIGIIAVAIAVGTFEFAGVLRRVADTRIAVIPVLVGGQAMIWLAWPFGREGALTAFVLTVLACLLWRLPGGAKGYLRDISASAFAAAYLPLFGAFAAMLVPPSDGVGRVLTFLIGVVASDTGGYIAGVLGGKHPMAPSISPKKTWEGFAGSVVGGVVAGALTLSLLLDGHVWQGVIFGVAIVLTATLGDLVESLIKRDLGVKDMGTLLPGHGGIMDRLDSLLPSAVVSWLLLSAFVPLG, encoded by the coding sequence GTGGCGCCTGAAGCCAAGAAGGGCTCCAAGGCCGGGCGTAACCTGCCCGCGGCCATCGGTGTCGGGTTGCTGCTCGGGGCCGCGATCATCGTTTCCCTGCTCACCGTGCGCTTCATCTTCATCGGGATCATCGCGGTCGCCATCGCGGTCGGCACCTTCGAGTTCGCCGGCGTGCTGCGCCGGGTCGCCGACACCCGGATCGCCGTGATCCCGGTGCTGGTCGGCGGGCAGGCGATGATCTGGCTGGCCTGGCCGTTCGGCCGGGAAGGCGCGCTGACGGCGTTCGTCCTCACCGTGCTCGCCTGTCTGCTCTGGCGGCTGCCCGGCGGTGCGAAGGGCTACCTGCGCGACATCAGCGCGTCGGCGTTCGCCGCGGCCTACCTGCCGCTGTTCGGCGCGTTCGCGGCGATGCTCGTGCCGCCGTCGGACGGCGTCGGGCGCGTTCTCACCTTCCTGATCGGCGTTGTCGCCTCGGACACCGGTGGGTACATCGCCGGCGTTCTCGGCGGGAAGCACCCGATGGCGCCCAGCATCAGCCCGAAGAAGACCTGGGAAGGCTTCGCGGGGTCGGTGGTCGGTGGCGTCGTGGCCGGAGCGCTGACGCTCAGCCTGCTGCTCGACGGCCACGTCTGGCAGGGCGTGATCTTCGGCGTCGCGATCGTGCTCACTGCTACCCTCGGCGACCTCGTCGAGTCGCTGATCAAGCGCGACCTGGGCGTCAAGGACATGGGCACGCTGCTGCCCGGGCACGGCGGGATCATGGACCGCCTCGACTCGCTGCTGCCCTCAGCCGTGGTGTCCTGGCTGCTGCTCTCGGCGTTCGTGCCGCTGGGCTGA
- a CDS encoding LysR family transcriptional regulator encodes MELRQLRYFLAVAEELHFGRAAERLHIASPSLSQQIKKLERDLGAALFVRDRRHVELTRAGAALVGDARQILELADAAARRVRGTARTKLRLGHVSWLPAELTRLLGDVVRLDEWVLPSHTQVVRVAEGTLDLALAWVDTGRLSSLGLVAHLVRIETLPAIVPGDQPAARLDTVPAPSVSVLVDSDQSSWLAWNEFALDYAAASGARVVHIDDGGVTGQAFFDHVTRLRVPVLQSPKRHTAPFPPSLVRRPIGAPGPGWTWSLVHRRDDDRPEVAQVVERVLGLRATMRWDEPGAWLPATDPHRASAQRHERREQQPGHHG; translated from the coding sequence ATGGAACTACGGCAGCTCCGGTACTTCCTGGCGGTCGCGGAGGAACTGCACTTCGGACGGGCGGCCGAGCGGCTGCACATCGCGAGCCCGTCGCTGTCACAGCAGATCAAGAAGCTCGAACGGGACCTGGGCGCGGCGCTGTTCGTCCGCGACCGGCGGCACGTCGAGCTGACCCGGGCCGGGGCCGCGCTGGTCGGCGACGCGCGGCAGATCCTGGAGCTGGCCGACGCCGCTGCGCGCCGGGTTCGCGGCACCGCGCGGACGAAGCTCCGCCTCGGGCACGTGAGCTGGCTGCCGGCCGAGCTGACGCGGCTGCTCGGCGACGTCGTCCGGCTGGACGAGTGGGTGCTGCCGTCGCACACCCAGGTCGTCCGGGTCGCCGAAGGCACCCTGGATCTCGCGCTGGCCTGGGTGGACACCGGGCGGCTTTCTTCCCTCGGCCTCGTGGCGCACCTGGTGCGGATCGAGACGCTGCCCGCGATCGTGCCCGGTGATCAGCCTGCGGCCCGGTTGGACACGGTGCCCGCGCCGTCGGTGTCGGTGCTGGTCGACTCGGACCAGTCGTCGTGGCTGGCGTGGAACGAGTTCGCGCTGGACTACGCGGCGGCGAGCGGCGCCCGGGTCGTCCACATCGACGACGGCGGCGTTACCGGCCAGGCGTTCTTCGACCACGTGACACGGCTGCGGGTACCGGTGCTGCAGTCACCGAAGCGGCACACGGCGCCGTTCCCGCCGAGCCTGGTGCGGCGCCCGATCGGCGCTCCGGGCCCGGGCTGGACGTGGTCGCTGGTGCACCGGCGCGACGACGACCGGCCGGAGGTCGCGCAGGTCGTCGAGCGGGTACTGGGCCTGCGGGCGACGATGCGCTGGGACGAGCCGGGCGCCTGGTTACCGGCGACCGACCCGCACCGCGCGTCAGCCCAGCGGCACGAACGCCGAGAGCAGCAGCCAGGACACCACGGCTGA
- a CDS encoding MFS transporter, whose protein sequence is MPAETRAPAKLALTAVCLGFLMITLDATIVNLALPAIGADFGEPSTAALQWVVDAYTVTLAAFLLTWGAAGDRWGSRRVFEVGVAVFVLASIACALAGSAAWLIAARAVQGAGAAALLPSSLALIVHQFPDPRERARALGVWGGMSGAGLAAGPVLGGLAVGLADWRLVFAVNVPVGIVAIVLTRRAVAEPPRHASTRLDLAGQLTGTASLACLVAGFIESGHAGWLAPLTLTLLAGGVVAGAVFVTVERRVPDPVLPLGVLRIRNFAVATGIGGLFNFCLYGTLFSLALYLQRAWSLGALAAGLALVPLTMAVGLNAFFSGRLTGRFGARVPMIAGALAGFAGSAGFALLPADRSLVAFVLVSVVFGCCSLAMPAMTSLAMNSLPDKAGLAAGVLNASRQTGGAIGVALVGALLPATGMWLVAGGYALVVVLALLGRQSS, encoded by the coding sequence ATGCCCGCCGAAACCCGCGCCCCGGCCAAGCTCGCGCTCACCGCCGTCTGTCTGGGCTTCCTGATGATCACCCTCGACGCGACCATCGTGAACCTCGCGCTCCCGGCGATCGGCGCCGACTTCGGCGAGCCGTCGACCGCCGCGCTGCAGTGGGTGGTCGACGCCTACACCGTGACGCTCGCCGCGTTCCTGCTCACCTGGGGCGCCGCCGGCGACCGGTGGGGTTCGCGTCGCGTCTTCGAGGTCGGCGTCGCGGTCTTCGTGCTCGCGAGCATCGCCTGCGCGCTCGCGGGCTCGGCCGCCTGGCTCATCGCCGCGCGGGCGGTGCAGGGTGCGGGCGCCGCCGCGCTGCTGCCGTCGTCGCTGGCGCTGATCGTCCACCAGTTCCCGGACCCGCGGGAGCGGGCCCGCGCGCTCGGTGTGTGGGGCGGGATGAGCGGGGCCGGTCTCGCCGCCGGGCCGGTGCTCGGCGGGCTGGCCGTGGGCCTGGCCGACTGGCGGCTGGTGTTCGCGGTGAACGTGCCGGTCGGGATCGTCGCGATCGTCCTGACGCGCCGCGCCGTCGCCGAACCGCCGCGGCACGCGTCGACCCGGCTGGACCTGGCCGGGCAGCTGACCGGCACGGCCTCGCTCGCCTGCCTCGTCGCGGGGTTCATCGAGTCGGGTCACGCGGGCTGGCTCGCCCCGCTGACGCTCACGTTGCTGGCCGGGGGCGTGGTGGCCGGCGCGGTGTTCGTGACCGTCGAACGGCGGGTGCCGGATCCCGTGCTGCCGCTGGGCGTCCTGCGGATCCGGAACTTCGCGGTGGCGACCGGCATCGGCGGCCTGTTCAACTTCTGCCTCTACGGCACCCTGTTCTCGCTCGCGCTGTACCTGCAACGCGCCTGGTCACTGGGTGCGCTCGCCGCCGGTCTCGCACTGGTGCCGCTGACGATGGCGGTGGGGCTCAACGCGTTCTTCAGCGGCCGCCTCACCGGGCGCTTCGGCGCGCGCGTCCCGATGATCGCGGGTGCGCTGGCCGGGTTCGCCGGCTCGGCCGGCTTCGCGCTGCTGCCCGCGGACCGGTCGCTCGTGGCGTTCGTGCTGGTCTCGGTGGTCTTCGGCTGCTGCTCGCTGGCGATGCCCGCGATGACGTCGCTGGCGATGAACTCCTTGCCGGACAAGGCAGGTCTCGCCGCCGGGGTGCTCAACGCGTCCCGGCAGACCGGCGGCGCGATCGGGGTCGCGCTCGTCGGCGCGTTGCTGCCCGCCACCGGGATGTGGCTGGTGGCGGGCGGCTACGCGCTGGTGGTGGTGCTGGCGCTGCTCGGGCGTCAGTCGTCGTAG
- a CDS encoding VOC family protein encodes MTIGPPSTPSPVPAGIPCWIELACREQAVVERFYGDLFGWMYATQRDPATSDGRYAIATLNELPVGGLYRAAQGAPLGWMPHISVPHTASAAEWVEHLGGRLTLGPMPIPQRGTILHAYDACGAPVVFWEVPPDWEFVTGIPNTFSGADLNTHDGVAADHFYTKLFNYSSHQIGDGESLDYAEWLIEHQPVLYRYVMGSEYSLDTPPHWLVYFDIDPARGVDAVAGEALMHGGTVVIQPYDTPFGRMAILADPEGAVFAVIDHSRIAEGWGRAEVDDPYDD; translated from the coding sequence ATGACGATCGGCCCGCCCAGTACCCCGTCCCCGGTTCCGGCCGGAATTCCGTGCTGGATCGAGCTCGCCTGCCGGGAGCAGGCCGTCGTGGAGAGATTCTACGGCGACCTCTTCGGCTGGATGTACGCCACTCAACGCGATCCCGCGACGTCCGACGGACGTTATGCGATCGCGACGCTGAACGAGCTCCCGGTCGGCGGGCTCTACCGCGCCGCCCAAGGTGCGCCACTGGGCTGGATGCCGCACATCTCCGTGCCGCACACGGCGAGTGCGGCCGAATGGGTGGAGCACCTCGGCGGGCGACTGACGCTCGGCCCGATGCCGATCCCGCAGCGGGGAACGATCCTGCACGCCTACGACGCGTGCGGCGCGCCGGTGGTGTTCTGGGAGGTCCCGCCGGACTGGGAGTTCGTCACCGGGATCCCCAACACCTTCAGCGGCGCCGACCTCAACACCCACGACGGCGTCGCGGCGGATCACTTCTACACCAAGCTGTTCAACTACTCGAGCCACCAGATCGGCGACGGCGAGTCGCTCGACTACGCCGAATGGCTCATCGAGCACCAGCCGGTGCTGTACCGCTACGTGATGGGTTCGGAGTACAGCCTCGACACCCCGCCGCACTGGCTCGTGTACTTCGACATCGACCCGGCGCGCGGTGTGGACGCCGTCGCGGGCGAGGCGCTCATGCACGGCGGCACCGTCGTGATCCAGCCGTACGACACCCCGTTCGGCCGGATGGCGATCCTCGCCGACCCGGAGGGCGCGGTGTTCGCCGTGATCGACCACTCGCGCATCGCCGAAGGCTGGGGCCGCGCCGAGGTCGACGACCCCTACGACGACTGA
- a CDS encoding class I SAM-dependent methyltransferase, which translates to MRWSSRRAEVVPSPNIWYYQADYELENRAQDSGGEIWRVLREEYDWAGRDVLDVGCGDGYHLPRFARDARSVLGIEPHEPLVRDALGRVRELANVDVRLGRAQRLPVRSASVDVVHARTAYFFGPGCEPGLAEAERVLRPGGVLLIVDLDATSEPYGGWMRADLPRYDPVAVERFFARAGFACRRVATEWRFATAADLEAVLKIEFSKPIAEQAIAKSLQRNGNRETDLTLPVGYRVHTRVKPTGLVLPGHSAVSSDGAEDSSSSSPRMP; encoded by the coding sequence GTGCGGTGGTCGTCCCGGCGCGCGGAGGTCGTGCCGAGTCCGAACATCTGGTACTACCAGGCCGACTACGAGCTGGAGAACCGGGCGCAGGACAGCGGGGGCGAGATCTGGCGCGTGCTGCGGGAGGAGTACGATTGGGCCGGCCGGGACGTGCTGGACGTCGGCTGCGGTGACGGCTACCACCTGCCGCGGTTCGCGCGCGACGCGCGGTCGGTGCTGGGGATCGAGCCGCACGAGCCGCTGGTGCGGGACGCGCTGGGGCGCGTGCGGGAGCTGGCGAACGTGGATGTCCGGCTGGGCCGGGCCCAGCGGCTGCCGGTCCGCAGCGCGAGCGTCGACGTCGTGCACGCGCGCACCGCGTACTTCTTCGGGCCCGGGTGCGAGCCCGGGCTGGCGGAGGCCGAGCGGGTGCTGCGGCCGGGTGGCGTGCTGCTGATCGTCGACCTCGACGCGACCAGTGAGCCCTACGGCGGCTGGATGCGTGCCGACCTACCGCGTTACGACCCGGTCGCGGTCGAACGGTTCTTCGCCCGCGCCGGGTTCGCGTGCCGCCGGGTCGCCACCGAGTGGCGTTTCGCGACCGCCGCGGACCTCGAAGCCGTGCTGAAGATCGAGTTCAGCAAACCGATCGCCGAACAGGCGATCGCGAAGTCCTTGCAGCGTAACGGGAATCGCGAGACCGACCTGACGCTGCCGGTGGGCTACCGCGTGCACACGCGGGTCAAGCCCACCGGCCTCGTCCTGCCTGGTCACTCCGCGGTCTCTTCGGACGGAGCCGAGGATTCGTCCTCGTCCTCGCCGAGGATGCCGTAG
- a CDS encoding PadR family transcriptional regulator encodes MRRQRHPFTQEHPFARERGRTPFGGFGDFPPGFGPGGGRGRGHGPGRRGHGGRRSRRGDVRAAILALLAEQPRHGYEIIREIGERSGGFWRPSPGSVYPTLQLLADEGLVVSKDEHGKKLFELTDDGRTAAEQQDSTPPWEQIAQDVDPSEIGLAKAGKNLAAAVVQIMRAGSESQQARAAEVLNDARRSLYGILGEDEDESSAPSEETAE; translated from the coding sequence ATGCGTAGGCAACGACACCCCTTCACCCAGGAACACCCCTTCGCCCGTGAACGCGGGCGCACTCCCTTCGGTGGCTTCGGCGACTTCCCCCCGGGCTTCGGTCCCGGTGGCGGACGCGGCCGGGGTCACGGTCCGGGCCGGCGAGGCCACGGCGGTCGTCGCAGCCGGCGCGGTGACGTCCGCGCCGCGATCCTGGCGCTGCTCGCCGAGCAGCCCCGGCACGGCTACGAGATCATCCGCGAAATCGGCGAACGCTCCGGCGGCTTCTGGCGGCCGAGCCCCGGCTCGGTCTACCCGACGCTGCAGCTGCTGGCCGACGAAGGCCTGGTCGTCAGCAAGGACGAGCACGGCAAGAAGCTGTTCGAGCTGACCGACGACGGCCGGACCGCCGCGGAGCAGCAGGACAGCACCCCGCCGTGGGAGCAGATCGCGCAGGACGTCGACCCGTCCGAGATCGGGCTGGCCAAGGCGGGCAAGAACCTGGCCGCCGCCGTCGTGCAGATCATGCGCGCGGGCTCCGAGAGCCAGCAGGCCCGCGCGGCCGAGGTGCTCAACGACGCCCGGCGCTCGCTCTACGGCATCCTCGGCGAGGACGAGGACGAATCCTCGGCTCCGTCCGAAGAGACCGCGGAGTGA
- a CDS encoding Lrp/AsnC family transcriptional regulator, with the protein MPDTIDDIDARLLLALGADPRSTAVALAERLGLSRNTVQARLARLEQRGVLESFERRIDPARLGYPLRAFVNAQVDQRRLAAIADALAGIPEVTEVCGLTGASDLMVQVVAVDADDLYRIAGHILASPGVERTNISLVMRELVPYRLKPLLERVHSAQPEA; encoded by the coding sequence GTGCCCGACACCATCGACGACATCGACGCGCGGCTCCTGCTGGCCCTGGGCGCGGACCCGCGCTCGACGGCGGTCGCGCTGGCCGAACGCCTCGGCCTGTCCCGCAACACGGTGCAGGCCCGGCTCGCCCGGCTGGAACAGCGCGGCGTGCTCGAGTCGTTCGAGCGCCGCATCGACCCGGCGCGGCTGGGCTACCCGCTGCGCGCGTTCGTCAACGCGCAGGTCGACCAGCGGCGCCTCGCCGCGATCGCCGACGCCCTCGCCGGCATCCCCGAGGTGACCGAGGTCTGCGGGCTGACCGGGGCGAGCGACCTGATGGTGCAGGTCGTCGCCGTCGACGCGGACGACCTCTACCGCATCGCCGGGCACATCCTGGCCTCGCCGGGTGTCGAGCGGACGAACATCTCGCTCGTCATGCGGGAGCTCGTCCCGTACCGGCTGAAGCCGCTGCTGGAGCGCGTGCATTCTGCCCAGCCGGAGGCGTGA
- a CDS encoding pyruvate dehydrogenase has protein sequence MTQTSPTAPATGSAELAAIERRVLWLATAIVHQANRVRPNPSGLKVGGHQASCASLVSIMTSLWFRHLRPEDRVSVKPHASPVLHAINYLLGELDEDWLPTLREFGGLQSYPSRAKDPDPVDYSTGSVGIGATAPIWGALARRYLTTRGRDAGTGRQYSLVGDAELDEGAIWEAILDPAVAELGEIVWIVDLNRQSLDRVVPNIAAGRLQGMFDAAGWQVLTLKYGRLLEELFTRPGGAELRARIDAMPNPEYQRLLRCDAAQLRDRLPAGDQALAGLVASLDDETLLAAIRNLGGHDLGSLDEVFASISDSRPTVIFAYTVKGRGLPTQGHPQNHSSLLTVEQMEELAASLGTDLSAPWQGFADGTSEAALCADVASRLRRPDVPAVPPVDLPVDIGRTPSGTATTQAALGRVLLDLTREAPEAAKRVVTVSPDVSSTTNLGGWVNKVGVWSAIERRDWFDDDPETIMHWREKPTGQHVELGIAETNLVGLLGELGATWSRWGEPLLPIGVMYDPFVERALEPWSFGIYAGGQSILIGTPSGVTLAPEGGAHQSITTPSIGIEQPGCVSYEPAFAIDTEWTLLAALGRLGKPGGTSSYFRLSTRPVDQTLAGVPADPAARERRRRQVVAGAYLLRRAEAPVVTLAAMGALVPDTLAAAERLAQVGVEADVVCVTSPGLLFEATRARTGQGSGESWILDQVFPASRACPLVTVLDGHPHTLAFLAGINRVPAATLGVTGFGQSGSLEEVYRYHGIDTDAIIRAVLDVVG, from the coding sequence ATGACCCAGACCTCCCCGACCGCTCCGGCGACCGGCTCGGCCGAGCTCGCCGCGATCGAACGGCGGGTGCTGTGGCTCGCCACCGCGATCGTGCACCAGGCCAACCGGGTGCGGCCCAACCCGTCCGGGCTCAAGGTCGGCGGGCACCAGGCGTCCTGCGCGTCGCTGGTCTCGATCATGACGTCGCTGTGGTTCCGGCACCTGCGTCCCGAGGACCGCGTCTCGGTCAAGCCGCACGCGTCGCCCGTGCTCCACGCGATCAACTACCTGCTCGGCGAGCTGGACGAGGACTGGCTGCCGACGCTGCGCGAGTTCGGCGGGCTGCAGAGCTACCCCAGCCGCGCCAAGGACCCCGACCCGGTGGACTACTCGACCGGCTCGGTCGGCATCGGCGCCACCGCGCCGATCTGGGGCGCGCTGGCCCGCCGCTACCTGACGACGCGCGGGCGTGACGCGGGCACCGGACGGCAGTACTCGCTGGTCGGCGACGCCGAGCTGGACGAGGGCGCGATCTGGGAGGCGATCCTCGACCCGGCGGTGGCCGAGCTGGGCGAGATCGTCTGGATCGTCGACCTCAACCGCCAGTCCCTCGACCGCGTGGTGCCGAACATCGCGGCCGGGCGGCTGCAGGGCATGTTCGACGCGGCCGGCTGGCAGGTCCTGACGCTCAAGTACGGCCGGCTGCTGGAAGAGCTGTTCACCCGGCCCGGCGGGGCCGAGCTGCGCGCGCGGATCGACGCGATGCCGAACCCGGAGTACCAGCGGCTGCTGCGCTGCGACGCCGCTCAGCTGCGCGACCGGCTGCCCGCGGGCGATCAGGCACTGGCGGGGCTGGTGGCGTCGCTCGACGACGAGACGCTGCTGGCCGCGATCCGCAACCTGGGCGGCCACGACCTCGGCTCGCTCGACGAGGTCTTCGCGTCCATCTCGGACAGCCGGCCGACAGTGATCTTCGCCTACACCGTCAAGGGCCGCGGCCTGCCGACGCAGGGGCACCCGCAGAACCACTCGTCGCTGCTGACCGTCGAGCAGATGGAAGAGCTCGCTGCTTCGCTGGGCACGGATCTTTCAGCGCCGTGGCAGGGCTTCGCGGACGGGACATCCGAAGCCGCGTTGTGCGCCGACGTCGCTTCGCGCCTTCGCCGTCCGGACGTCCCTGCCGTGCCTCCGGTGGACCTGCCGGTCGACATCGGGCGCACGCCGTCCGGGACCGCGACGACGCAGGCGGCGCTGGGCCGCGTCCTGCTCGACCTGACGCGCGAAGCGCCCGAAGCGGCGAAGCGCGTGGTGACGGTCAGCCCGGACGTCAGCTCGACGACCAACCTCGGCGGCTGGGTCAACAAGGTCGGCGTCTGGTCGGCGATCGAGCGCCGCGACTGGTTCGACGACGACCCCGAGACGATCATGCACTGGCGCGAGAAGCCCACCGGCCAGCACGTCGAGCTGGGCATCGCCGAGACGAACCTGGTCGGCCTGCTGGGCGAGCTGGGCGCCACCTGGAGCCGCTGGGGTGAGCCGCTGCTGCCGATCGGCGTGATGTACGACCCGTTCGTCGAACGCGCGCTGGAGCCGTGGTCGTTCGGCATCTACGCGGGCGGCCAGTCGATCCTGATCGGCACGCCGTCCGGCGTCACGCTCGCCCCCGAAGGCGGCGCGCACCAGTCGATCACCACGCCGTCGATCGGCATCGAGCAGCCCGGCTGCGTCAGCTACGAACCGGCGTTCGCGATCGACACCGAGTGGACGCTGCTGGCCGCGCTGGGCCGGCTGGGCAAGCCGGGCGGCACGTCGTCCTACTTCCGGCTCTCGACCCGGCCGGTCGACCAGACGCTGGCCGGCGTCCCGGCCGACCCGGCCGCGCGCGAACGCCGTCGCCGCCAGGTCGTGGCGGGCGCGTACCTGCTGCGCCGGGCCGAAGCGCCGGTGGTCACGCTCGCGGCGATGGGCGCGCTGGTGCCCGACACCCTGGCGGCGGCCGAGCGGCTCGCGCAGGTCGGCGTCGAGGCGGACGTCGTCTGCGTGACGAGCCCGGGCCTGCTGTTCGAGGCGACGCGCGCGCGGACCGGGCAGGGGAGCGGCGAGAGCTGGATCCTCGACCAGGTCTTCCCGGCGTCCCGGGCGTGCCCGCTGGTCACGGTCCTCGACGGGCACCCGCACACGCTGGCGTTCCTCGCCGGGATCAACCGCGTGCCGGCGGCGACGCTGGGCGTCACCGGCTTCGGCCAGTCCGGGTCGCTGGAGGAGGTCTACCGCTACCACGGCATCGACACCGACGCGATCATCCGCGCGGTGCTGGACGTCGTGGGCTAA